The Xanthobacter flavus genome includes a window with the following:
- a CDS encoding response regulator, translated as MTHVLIVDDEPEYLDELIEALAFRGLSTRSVGRGAEAIDILARDTDIRVVLTDMRMPDMDGVALVETVQGRFPGRDVRFLMMTGHAAEADMERARQKGVLRCFPKPLAFDDLCAALVELGGAGDVTA; from the coding sequence ATGACTCATGTTCTCATCGTCGATGACGAGCCTGAATACCTCGACGAGCTGATCGAGGCGCTGGCCTTTCGCGGCCTGTCCACCCGCTCCGTCGGGCGGGGCGCCGAGGCCATAGACATTCTCGCGCGCGATACCGACATCCGGGTCGTGCTCACCGACATGCGCATGCCGGACATGGACGGCGTCGCTCTGGTGGAGACCGTGCAGGGGCGGTTTCCTGGCCGCGATGTGCGCTTCCTGATGATGACCGGACACGCTGCCGAGGCCGACATGGAGCGCGCGCGCCAGAAGGGCGTGCTGCGCTGCTTTCCGAAGCCGCTGGCCTTCGATGATCTCTGCGCGGCGCTGGTGGAGCTTGGAGGGGCCGGCGATGTCACCGCCTGA
- a CDS encoding EAL domain-containing response regulator, translating to MPQAAAPPKVPPGRGKLRRILILDDDAAFREDLAEYLTFAGHTVSHTSDPTDVTPRSLCDTDILLLDLNMPGVDGVDVLRNLCRCVLSAQVVLISGSDKDVIEAAAEAGRMSNIRILGTLHKPFDPEELLTLIGGEAAEASIHHATARAPSVSQVAEAVEAAIAGGTVPVMFQPKCRPGDRAFGGAEALLGDVWPGLGRISPSAIIEAAGTMPGLLRRLTLEVVERAARGGAAWRAARGGAAWRAAGLDGPVSINMTLDLLTEPRAPALLAETVRAAGLAPSDVILELTEDAIYDSSSDALMALAQVRMAGFGVALDDVGQRQSGLLQLARLPITELKIDRALVVQSRGTEKSRSILEALIELGHRLGLKVVAEGVETEEDLSRVKAMGVDLVQGFVISRKLALAEFIAMFKEWRQSGATITVAGPEKA from the coding sequence ATGCCGCAGGCTGCCGCACCACCCAAAGTGCCCCCGGGGCGTGGCAAGCTTCGGCGCATCCTTATTCTTGACGACGATGCGGCTTTTCGCGAAGACCTAGCGGAATACCTTACTTTCGCCGGCCATACGGTAAGCCATACCTCCGATCCCACGGATGTGACCCCACGGAGCCTGTGCGATACCGACATCCTCCTGCTTGACCTGAACATGCCGGGCGTCGACGGTGTGGACGTACTGCGCAACCTCTGCCGGTGCGTTCTCAGCGCCCAGGTGGTCCTCATCAGCGGCAGTGACAAGGATGTGATCGAAGCGGCCGCCGAGGCCGGGAGGATGAGCAACATCCGGATCCTCGGCACCCTCCACAAGCCGTTCGATCCCGAGGAATTGCTCACACTCATCGGCGGCGAGGCGGCCGAGGCGAGCATCCACCACGCCACCGCCCGCGCTCCCTCCGTTTCGCAGGTGGCCGAGGCGGTGGAGGCGGCGATCGCGGGCGGCACGGTGCCGGTGATGTTCCAGCCCAAGTGCCGTCCCGGCGACCGCGCCTTCGGCGGTGCCGAGGCACTGCTAGGCGATGTCTGGCCGGGCCTCGGCCGCATCTCCCCGTCAGCGATCATCGAGGCGGCCGGCACGATGCCGGGCCTGCTGCGGCGGCTGACCCTCGAGGTGGTGGAGCGCGCGGCCCGGGGCGGCGCCGCCTGGCGCGCGGCCCGGGGCGGCGCCGCCTGGCGCGCGGCCGGGCTCGACGGTCCGGTCAGCATCAACATGACCCTGGACCTTCTGACCGAGCCCCGCGCCCCGGCGCTGCTCGCAGAAACCGTCAGGGCAGCCGGCCTTGCCCCCTCCGACGTGATCCTGGAGCTGACCGAGGACGCGATCTACGATTCCTCCAGCGACGCGCTGATGGCCCTCGCCCAGGTGCGCATGGCCGGCTTCGGCGTCGCGCTGGACGATGTGGGGCAGCGCCAGAGCGGCCTGCTCCAGCTGGCCCGCCTGCCCATCACCGAGCTCAAGATCGACCGCGCCCTCGTCGTCCAGTCCCGGGGCACCGAAAAATCCCGCAGCATTCTGGAGGCTCTGATCGAGCTTGGCCATCGCCTCGGCCTGAAGGTGGTCGCCGAGGGCGTGGAAACGGAAGAGGATTTGTCCCGCGTCAAGGCCATGGGCGTGGATCTGGTCCAGGGTTTTGTCATTTCCCGCAAACTCGCCCTTGCCGAATTCATCGCGATGTTCAAGGAATGGAGACAATCCGGCGCCACAATCACGGTCGCCGGCCCAGAGAAAGCTTGA
- a CDS encoding response regulator has protein sequence MRNDSSKGGWAEAATAEPQVLLVDDDRDVLEELHDGLSMLGIASLTATTAVEALDLVQRNDPLKVIVTDLQMPRIDGIELLQKLSVRRRKHPMAAIVITGHASLDRAVGALRLQAVDFLQKPLLAEEVAHAIHRALAIVEDEALNANGEDDLPATIARPNYMKALVAARADRDAIFQTGLFSDPAWEMMLDLAVAEASARPISVTSLCIASGAPTTTALRRIDDLEEAGLVKRVPDGRDRRRILVVLTEQGRGRMEAFVQRQADRFGIKLD, from the coding sequence ATGCGTAACGACAGCTCCAAGGGCGGATGGGCCGAGGCCGCGACCGCCGAGCCGCAGGTACTTCTGGTCGATGACGACCGCGACGTGCTGGAAGAGCTGCACGACGGCCTCTCGATGCTGGGCATTGCCTCGCTCACCGCCACCACGGCGGTGGAAGCGCTGGACCTCGTGCAGCGCAACGATCCCCTGAAAGTGATCGTGACCGATCTCCAGATGCCGCGCATCGACGGCATCGAGCTTCTGCAGAAGCTCTCGGTGCGGCGCCGCAAGCATCCCATGGCCGCCATCGTCATCACCGGCCACGCCTCCCTCGACCGGGCCGTGGGCGCGCTGCGCCTCCAGGCGGTGGATTTCCTCCAGAAGCCGCTTCTCGCCGAGGAGGTGGCGCACGCCATCCACCGCGCCCTCGCCATCGTCGAGGACGAGGCGCTGAACGCGAACGGCGAGGACGACCTGCCCGCCACGATCGCCCGGCCCAATTACATGAAGGCGCTCGTCGCCGCCCGGGCCGACCGGGACGCCATCTTCCAGACCGGGCTGTTCTCCGATCCCGCGTGGGAGATGATGCTCGACCTCGCGGTGGCGGAGGCGAGCGCCCGGCCCATCTCCGTCACCAGCCTGTGCATCGCCTCCGGCGCGCCCACCACCACGGCGCTGCGCCGCATCGATGATCTGGAGGAGGCGGGGCTGGTGAAGCGCGTGCCCGACGGCCGCGACCGCCGGCGCATCCTGGTGGTGCTCACCGAGCAGGGGCGCGGCCGCATGGAGGCCTTCGTGCAGCGGCAGGCCGACCGCTTCGGCATCAAGCTCGACTGA
- a CDS encoding methyl-accepting chemotaxis protein encodes MRLTVKSTLIGLYLVLVALAAGQGALALSKLAHINQNVDELAENWLPSVRALGEVKYAMTRVRVAAMRTLLVTEPKESAALADRMSRLIGETGKATGEYEKLISSPEERSLWNDVLVRWAEYVQVQGELLGKHRAGQEDAAIELANKSVGVFDAVMLSLAKSIDINNKGAADAETRAAQDYETAQSVLILAVVAQLVLGLAAVAFILFGITRPLNRVTDAMGKIAGGALDTQVPNRETKNEIGDIARTLEVFRDGLVETENLRAEQKRKEEEMAQQLIAERANIANAFQSRMGALAERFSGSSGEVADAARNLSATAEETSRQAQSVTLAAEGASDNVQTVAASAEELSASIREMSDQVSNSAVIARSAADEAERTNDNIRQLSEAAQSIGQVLNLIKEIAEQTNLLALNATIEAARAGDAGRGFAVVASEVKELAAQTAKATDEISMKIGEIQHATSATVTSIQSIVTTINNVRDLTAIIAGAVEEQRAATSEIAANTHRAAQGATQVTNNMSGVGQAAGMTGSAATQLMSLSSALSEQSQDLQREVTSFVSTLRAA; translated from the coding sequence ATGCGTCTGACCGTCAAGAGTACATTGATCGGCCTCTACCTCGTCCTGGTCGCTCTGGCGGCAGGGCAGGGCGCGCTTGCCCTGAGCAAGCTCGCCCACATCAACCAGAATGTCGACGAACTGGCGGAGAACTGGCTGCCGAGCGTGCGTGCGCTGGGCGAGGTCAAGTATGCAATGACCCGTGTCCGCGTCGCCGCCATGCGCACCCTGCTGGTCACCGAGCCCAAGGAGAGCGCGGCCCTGGCGGACCGCATGAGCCGCCTCATCGGGGAGACCGGCAAGGCTACGGGAGAGTATGAGAAGCTGATCTCCTCGCCGGAGGAGCGCTCGCTGTGGAACGACGTGTTGGTGCGCTGGGCGGAGTATGTCCAGGTGCAGGGCGAACTCTTGGGCAAGCACCGCGCCGGGCAGGAGGACGCCGCCATCGAGCTCGCCAACAAGAGCGTCGGTGTCTTCGATGCCGTGATGCTCAGCCTTGCGAAGAGTATCGATATCAACAACAAGGGGGCGGCCGACGCCGAGACCCGCGCCGCCCAAGACTACGAGACCGCGCAATCGGTCCTGATCCTCGCCGTGGTCGCGCAGCTCGTGCTCGGTCTTGCGGCCGTTGCCTTCATCCTGTTCGGCATCACCCGCCCGCTCAACCGCGTCACTGATGCGATGGGCAAGATCGCCGGCGGCGCGCTGGATACGCAGGTGCCGAACCGCGAGACGAAGAACGAGATCGGCGACATCGCCCGCACCCTCGAGGTGTTCCGCGACGGCCTCGTCGAGACCGAGAACCTGCGCGCCGAGCAGAAGCGCAAGGAGGAGGAGATGGCGCAGCAGCTCATCGCCGAGCGCGCCAACATCGCCAACGCCTTCCAGAGCCGCATGGGCGCCCTCGCCGAGCGCTTCTCCGGCTCGTCCGGCGAGGTGGCCGACGCCGCCCGCAACCTCTCCGCCACGGCGGAGGAGACGTCCCGCCAGGCCCAGTCGGTGACGCTCGCCGCCGAGGGGGCCTCGGACAACGTGCAGACGGTCGCGGCTTCTGCCGAGGAGCTGTCCGCCTCCATCCGCGAGATGAGCGACCAGGTGTCGAACTCCGCCGTCATCGCCCGGTCGGCGGCGGATGAGGCCGAGCGCACCAACGACAACATCCGCCAGCTCTCCGAGGCGGCCCAGTCCATCGGGCAGGTGCTGAACCTCATCAAGGAGATCGCCGAGCAGACCAACCTCCTCGCCCTCAACGCCACCATCGAGGCGGCGCGGGCGGGCGATGCGGGTCGCGGCTTCGCGGTGGTCGCCTCCGAGGTGAAGGAACTCGCCGCCCAGACGGCGAAGGCCACGGACGAGATCTCCATGAAGATCGGCGAGATCCAGCACGCGACCTCCGCCACGGTGACCTCCATCCAGAGCATCGTGACCACCATCAACAACGTGCGTGACCTCACCGCCATCATCGCCGGTGCGGTGGAGGAGCAGCGGGCCGCCACCAGCGAGATCGCCGCCAACACCCACCGCGCCGCGCAGGGCGCCACCCAGGTGACGAACAACATGTCGGGCGTCGGCCAGGCCGCCGGCATGACCGGCTCCGCCGCGACCCAGCTCATGAGCCTCTCCTCGGCGCTCTCCGAGCAGTCGCAGGACCTCCAGCGCGAGGTGACGAGCTTCGTCTCCACCCTGCGCGCTGCCTGA
- a CDS encoding response regulator transcription factor produces MYVVVDERASVAESYVSAFSREGFSSQGFTGSEFRDWIETTSDQDLGAVESFLIGESDARITYPDLIRSHSPAPIIALEDVKSLTQTLELFTAGIDDVVRKPVHVREIVARADAVWRRVRSGDIQMPSDERLRVFFDGRDPEVDGAPLALPRRERHILEYLVKNSKRRVTKTQIFNTIYGIFNEDVDESVVEGHMSKLRKKLRLQLGRDVIDARRYLGYQYVG; encoded by the coding sequence ATGTACGTCGTCGTTGATGAGCGGGCCTCTGTTGCCGAAAGCTATGTTTCGGCGTTCTCCCGCGAGGGTTTTTCTTCGCAGGGTTTCACGGGTAGCGAATTCCGCGACTGGATCGAGACCACCTCGGACCAGGATCTCGGCGCGGTGGAAAGCTTCCTGATCGGGGAATCCGACGCGCGCATCACCTATCCCGACCTCATCCGCTCGCACAGCCCGGCGCCCATCATCGCGCTGGAGGACGTGAAGTCCCTGACCCAGACGCTGGAACTCTTCACCGCCGGCATCGACGACGTGGTGCGAAAGCCCGTCCACGTGCGCGAGATCGTGGCCCGCGCGGACGCGGTGTGGCGGCGGGTGCGTTCCGGCGACATCCAGATGCCGTCCGACGAGCGCCTGCGCGTGTTCTTCGACGGCCGCGACCCCGAGGTGGACGGCGCGCCCTTGGCCCTGCCGCGCCGTGAGCGGCACATCCTCGAATATCTGGTGAAGAACTCCAAGCGCCGGGTCACCAAGACCCAGATCTTCAACACCATCTACGGCATCTTCAACGAGGACGTGGACGAGAGCGTGGTCGAGGGCCACATGAGCAAGCTGCGCAAGAAGCTGCGCCTGCAGCTCGGCCGCGACGTGATCGATGCCCGCCGCTATCTCGGATACCAGTACGTCGGCTGA
- a CDS encoding CheR family methyltransferase, which produces MIRPADYDFFARFLKDRSGLILTDDKHYLLESRLIPLLNRFAIPDFARLAEILKSNEAPIIAEAVVEAMTTNESLFFRDKVPFEDMARSLLPALCASRLKTHTLRIWCAAASTGQEPYSIAMLLAERPELTGGRRVHILGTDISSDVLERARAGRYNQFEVQRGLSVQQLLKYFVKSGDWWEVVPQLKSVVEYRKFNLLDPYTGLGTFDLIMCRNVLIYFDVPTKADILARMSRQLAPDGFLQLGGAETAIGICDAFRPLPDHRGTYVHTRAPSTIVAARR; this is translated from the coding sequence ATGATCCGCCCCGCGGACTACGACTTCTTCGCCCGGTTCCTGAAAGACAGGTCGGGGCTTATCCTCACCGACGACAAGCATTATCTCCTCGAAAGCCGCCTCATCCCGCTGCTCAACCGCTTCGCCATCCCCGATTTCGCGCGGCTGGCGGAGATCTTGAAGAGCAACGAGGCGCCCATCATCGCGGAAGCGGTGGTTGAGGCGATGACCACGAACGAATCCCTGTTCTTCCGCGACAAGGTGCCGTTCGAGGACATGGCCCGCTCGCTGCTTCCGGCCTTGTGCGCGTCGCGGCTGAAGACCCACACGCTGCGCATCTGGTGCGCCGCCGCCTCCACGGGCCAGGAGCCCTATTCCATCGCCATGCTGCTGGCCGAGCGGCCCGAGCTGACCGGCGGGCGGCGGGTGCATATCCTCGGCACGGACATTTCCAGCGACGTGCTGGAGCGGGCCCGCGCCGGCCGCTACAATCAGTTCGAGGTGCAGCGCGGCCTCTCGGTGCAGCAGCTGCTCAAGTATTTCGTGAAGTCGGGCGACTGGTGGGAGGTCGTGCCGCAGCTGAAGTCCGTGGTGGAGTATCGCAAGTTCAACCTGCTCGACCCGTACACCGGGCTCGGTACGTTCGATCTCATCATGTGCCGCAACGTGCTGATCTATTTCGACGTGCCCACCAAGGCCGACATCCTCGCCCGCATGTCGCGCCAGCTCGCGCCGGATGGCTTCCTCCAGCTCGGCGGGGCGGAGACGGCCATCGGCATCTGCGATGCCTTCCGCCCGCTCCCCGATCATCGCGGCACCTACGTCCACACCCGCGCGCCGTCGACGATCGTCGCCGCCCGGCGCTAG
- a CDS encoding protein-glutamate methylesterase/protein-glutamine glutaminase: MPQPSSPPATATPGTAIRVMVVDDSVFVRGIIARWLSDDPAFELVGTYSNGKAALGDLERVQPDVVILDLEMPEMDGLTALPLILKQRRNTTVIVASALSRRGAEISLKALTLGAADYLPKPDATKGTFATDDFKRELMEKVRSLGLKVLRQAGRAPALPPPSLQPQAAAASLPRGPIRLRPYSASDISLIAVGSSTGGPQALTRLFAVLGPYIERIPVVITQHMPATFTALLAEHVSRAAGRQAAEGQEGEALRAGHIYIAPGGKHMLLERDGPRTLIRLSDGPPVNFCKPAVDPMFDTVAQIYRRNALALVLTGMGSDGARGAGLIADAGGSVIVQDEETSVVWGMPGATAHAGNASEVLPLQAIGPKVIAMLARRRG, encoded by the coding sequence ATGCCGCAACCTTCCTCCCCGCCGGCGACGGCAACGCCGGGCACCGCCATCCGCGTGATGGTGGTGGACGACAGCGTGTTCGTGCGCGGCATCATCGCCCGCTGGCTCTCGGACGACCCGGCCTTCGAGCTGGTCGGCACCTATTCCAACGGCAAGGCCGCCCTCGGCGATCTTGAGCGGGTGCAGCCCGACGTGGTCATCCTCGACCTCGAGATGCCGGAGATGGACGGCCTCACCGCTCTGCCGCTCATCCTCAAGCAGCGGCGCAACACGACGGTCATCGTCGCCTCGGCCCTCTCCCGCCGGGGCGCGGAGATCAGCCTCAAGGCGCTCACGCTGGGCGCCGCCGACTATCTGCCGAAGCCGGACGCCACCAAGGGCACGTTTGCCACCGACGACTTCAAGCGCGAGCTGATGGAGAAGGTGCGCAGCCTCGGCCTGAAGGTGCTGCGGCAGGCCGGCCGCGCGCCCGCCTTGCCGCCGCCCTCCCTGCAGCCGCAGGCGGCGGCCGCCAGCCTGCCAAGGGGACCGATCCGTTTGCGACCCTATTCCGCGTCCGACATCTCGCTGATCGCCGTGGGCAGCTCCACGGGCGGGCCGCAGGCGCTCACCCGCCTGTTCGCCGTGCTCGGGCCCTATATCGAGCGCATCCCGGTGGTCATCACGCAGCACATGCCGGCAACCTTCACCGCGCTCCTGGCCGAGCACGTCAGCCGCGCTGCCGGCCGTCAGGCGGCCGAGGGGCAGGAGGGCGAGGCGCTGCGCGCCGGGCACATCTACATTGCCCCCGGCGGCAAGCACATGCTGCTGGAGCGCGACGGGCCGCGCACGCTCATCCGCCTCTCCGACGGACCGCCCGTGAATTTCTGCAAGCCGGCCGTGGACCCCATGTTCGACACGGTGGCGCAGATCTATCGCCGCAACGCCCTCGCGCTCGTGCTGACCGGCATGGGCAGCGACGGCGCGCGGGGCGCCGGCCTCATCGCCGACGCGGGCGGCAGCGTCATCGTGCAGGACGAGGAGACGAGCGTGGTCTGGGGCATGCCCGGCGCCACCGCCCATGCGGGGAACGCCAGCGAGGTGCTCCCGCTCCAGGCCATCGGACCCAAGGTCATCGCCATGCTTGCGAGGAGGCGCGGATGA
- a CDS encoding response regulator: MKTCLVVDDSSVVRKVARGILEDLGFCVEEAADGAPALEMCARAMPDAILLDWSMPVTDGLAVLEQLRSTEAGRTPKVIFCTAKNDMEHIARAVSLGADEYIMKPFDSEILREKLEAVGLLDRVD, from the coding sequence ATGAAGACCTGTCTTGTGGTGGACGACTCCAGCGTCGTCCGCAAGGTTGCCCGCGGCATCCTGGAAGATCTCGGCTTCTGCGTGGAGGAGGCGGCGGACGGCGCCCCGGCGCTGGAGATGTGCGCGCGGGCGATGCCCGACGCCATCCTGCTCGACTGGTCCATGCCGGTGACGGACGGCCTCGCCGTGCTGGAGCAGTTGCGCTCCACCGAGGCGGGACGGACGCCGAAGGTCATCTTCTGCACCGCCAAGAACGACATGGAGCATATCGCCCGCGCCGTCTCGCTCGGCGCGGATGAATACATCATGAAGCCGTTCGATTCCGAAATCCTGCGCGAGAAGCTCGAGGCCGTGGGTCTCCTGGACAGGGTGGACTGA
- a CDS encoding chemotaxis protein CheW — MNAHTPLTPDAAQSAHDVIQYVTVRIGPQLFGLPIALVHEVFVPEAITRVPLAPGEIAGVLNLRGRIVTMVAMRRLLSLPDAEGAPMAVGIEHHGEAFGLIIDDVGEVLSLDAARREPNPANLDPRWAQVAAGVHRLSGDLMLILNVDLVLERAGSAVARQDAGKRAEL, encoded by the coding sequence ATGAACGCCCACACACCCCTGACCCCCGACGCGGCCCAGTCCGCGCATGACGTGATCCAGTACGTGACGGTGCGCATCGGGCCGCAATTGTTCGGCCTGCCCATCGCGCTGGTGCACGAGGTGTTCGTGCCGGAAGCCATCACCCGCGTGCCGCTGGCCCCAGGCGAGATCGCCGGCGTGCTGAACCTGCGCGGCCGCATCGTCACCATGGTGGCCATGCGGCGCCTGCTGTCGCTGCCGGATGCCGAGGGCGCGCCCATGGCGGTGGGCATCGAGCACCATGGCGAGGCCTTCGGCCTCATCATCGACGACGTGGGCGAGGTGCTGTCCCTCGATGCCGCGCGTCGCGAACCGAACCCGGCCAACCTCGACCCGCGCTGGGCGCAGGTGGCCGCCGGCGTCCATCGCCTCTCCGGCGACCTGATGCTGATCCTCAACGTGGACCTGGTGCTGGAGCGGGCCGGCTCGGCCGTCGCCCGCCAGGATGCCGGCAAACGCGCGGAGCTTTGA
- a CDS encoding hybrid sensor histidine kinase/response regulator: MDDLLREFLTETSESLDVADVELVKFEQDPNNAQILNNIFRLVHTIKGTCGFIGLPRLAALAHAAETLMDRFREGRPVTTEAVGLVLSTIDRIKLLLQHVEESEGAEPEGEDRDLIALLEAMAEAVDAPVASPPPPPPPAQPVQTLERPLLPGELSLDELDRIFRETKVEPPAAAPAPASAPAPAPVAKSPPPAEAAQSAPQGAPSAGDGHGVAAQSIRVNVGVLEQLMTMVSELVLTRNQLMEIARRHDEPEYKVSLQRLSNVTGELQEAVMRTRMQPIGNAWQKLPRIVRDLAQELGKQIELEQVGADTELDRQVLDQIKDPLTHMVRNSADHGLEMPEQRRAAGKSERGLIRLSAYHEGGHVIVEISDDGRGLDVARIKQKALENGLATEAELAKMPDAQVFRFIFHAGLSTASKVTSVSGRGVGMDVVRSNLESIGGTVDVRSRPGEGSTFVIKIPLTLAIVPALIVRAAGERFALPQSAVEELVRVQAGSDHEITWLNNSPVLALRDRLLPIVSLGGLLGLAPEGDGREEALWERALIVVMKVGHQTFGVVVEAVSHTEEIVVKPMASALRQLPMVSGSTILGDGRVIMILDPSGLAQHAAARGGAAEDVGRHGAGRQARAAQKRSSLLLFRAGSRDLKAVPLGLVTRIEELEVARIERVNGYPVLQYRGALIPVLYANEEVQRVAQGTQPMLVFADGVRVMGLVVDEIVDIVEAELDMELSPSNMPEVLGAAVLSGQATEILDVAFYTQVAFGERFRHLVRPAERPRLLLVDDSPFHRDLLAPMLNGNGYEVTACASAGEALARLGEEDGFDAIVSDVDLPGMDGFALAAAVRGDPRIRAVPIIALATAQDRDALERGRAVGFTDCVAKFDRPGLIAALKEFTGRQGIAA, translated from the coding sequence ATGGATGATCTCTTGCGCGAGTTCCTGACCGAGACCAGCGAGAGCCTCGACGTCGCCGACGTGGAGCTCGTGAAGTTCGAGCAGGACCCGAACAACGCGCAGATTCTCAACAACATCTTCCGCCTGGTGCACACCATCAAGGGCACCTGCGGCTTCATCGGCCTGCCGCGCCTCGCGGCCCTCGCCCACGCGGCCGAGACGCTGATGGACCGCTTCCGGGAGGGCCGTCCCGTCACCACCGAGGCGGTCGGGCTGGTGCTGTCGACCATCGATCGCATCAAGCTCCTGCTCCAGCATGTGGAGGAGAGCGAGGGCGCCGAGCCCGAGGGCGAGGACCGCGATCTCATCGCGCTGCTCGAAGCCATGGCGGAGGCCGTGGACGCGCCCGTCGCATCTCCCCCGCCACCTCCGCCGCCGGCCCAGCCGGTGCAGACGCTGGAGCGCCCGCTGCTGCCCGGAGAGCTGTCGCTGGACGAGCTGGACCGCATCTTCCGCGAGACCAAGGTGGAGCCCCCCGCCGCCGCGCCCGCGCCGGCCTCGGCTCCGGCCCCCGCGCCGGTGGCCAAGAGCCCGCCCCCGGCGGAGGCGGCCCAAAGTGCCCCCCAAGGCGCCCCGTCCGCCGGCGATGGCCACGGCGTCGCCGCCCAGTCCATCCGCGTCAACGTGGGGGTGCTGGAGCAATTGATGACCATGGTCTCCGAGCTGGTGCTGACCCGCAACCAGCTGATGGAGATCGCCCGCCGCCACGACGAGCCGGAATACAAGGTCTCCCTGCAGCGCCTCTCCAACGTGACGGGCGAACTGCAGGAGGCGGTCATGCGCACGCGCATGCAGCCCATCGGCAATGCCTGGCAGAAGCTGCCGCGCATCGTGCGCGATCTCGCGCAGGAGCTGGGCAAGCAGATCGAGCTGGAGCAGGTGGGCGCCGACACGGAGCTGGACCGGCAGGTGCTGGACCAGATCAAGGACCCGCTCACCCACATGGTCCGCAACTCCGCCGACCATGGGCTGGAAATGCCCGAGCAGCGCCGCGCCGCCGGCAAGTCCGAGCGCGGCCTCATCCGCCTGTCCGCCTATCATGAGGGCGGCCACGTCATCGTCGAGATTTCCGACGACGGCCGCGGGCTGGACGTGGCGCGCATCAAGCAGAAGGCGCTGGAGAACGGTCTCGCCACCGAGGCGGAGCTGGCGAAGATGCCGGACGCGCAGGTGTTCCGCTTCATCTTCCATGCCGGCCTCTCCACCGCCAGCAAGGTCACCAGCGTCTCCGGCCGCGGCGTCGGCATGGATGTGGTGCGCTCGAACCTGGAATCCATCGGCGGCACGGTGGACGTGCGGTCGCGGCCGGGCGAGGGCTCCACCTTCGTCATCAAGATCCCGCTCACCCTCGCCATCGTCCCGGCCCTCATCGTGCGCGCCGCCGGCGAGCGCTTCGCCCTGCCGCAGAGCGCGGTGGAGGAACTGGTGCGGGTGCAGGCAGGCTCGGACCACGAGATCACCTGGCTCAACAATTCGCCGGTCCTCGCCCTGCGCGACCGTCTGCTGCCCATCGTCAGCCTCGGCGGCCTGCTCGGCCTCGCGCCGGAGGGCGACGGGCGCGAGGAGGCGCTGTGGGAGCGGGCGCTCATCGTGGTGATGAAGGTGGGGCACCAGACCTTTGGCGTGGTGGTGGAGGCGGTGTCCCACACCGAGGAGATCGTGGTGAAGCCCATGGCCTCGGCGCTGCGCCAGCTGCCCATGGTGTCGGGCAGCACCATCCTCGGTGACGGGCGGGTCATCATGATCCTCGATCCTTCCGGCCTCGCCCAGCATGCCGCGGCGCGCGGCGGTGCCGCCGAGGATGTCGGCCGGCACGGCGCCGGGCGTCAGGCGCGCGCCGCGCAGAAGCGCTCGTCGCTGCTGCTGTTCCGCGCCGGCTCCCGCGATCTCAAGGCGGTACCCCTCGGCCTCGTCACCCGCATCGAGGAGCTGGAGGTGGCGCGCATCGAGCGGGTCAACGGCTACCCGGTGCTGCAGTATCGCGGCGCTCTCATCCCCGTGCTCTACGCCAACGAGGAGGTGCAGCGCGTGGCGCAGGGCACCCAGCCCATGCTGGTGTTCGCCGATGGCGTGCGCGTCATGGGCCTGGTGGTGGACGAGATCGTCGACATCGTGGAGGCCGAGCTCGACATGGAGCTGTCGCCCTCCAACATGCCGGAGGTGCTCGGCGCGGCCGTCCTGTCGGGGCAGGCCACCGAGATCCTCGACGTCGCCTTCTATACGCAGGTGGCCTTCGGCGAGCGCTTCCGCCATCTCGTCCGTCCGGCGGAGCGGCCGCGGCTGCTGCTGGTGGATGACAGCCCGTTCCACCGCGACCTGCTCGCGCCCATGCTCAACGGCAACGGCTACGAGGTCACGGCCTGCGCCTCCGCCGGCGAGGCACTGGCGCGGCTCGGCGAGGAAGATGGCTTCGACGCCATCGTCAGCGACGTGGACCTGCCGGGCATGGACGGCTTCGCCCTGGCCGCCGCCGTGCGCGGCGACCCGCGCATCCGCGCGGTGCCCATCATCGCGCTCGCCACCGCGCAGGACCGCGACGCGCTGGAGCGGGGCCGCGCCGTGGGCTTCACCGACTGCGTCGCCAAGTTCGACCGCCCCGGCCTCATCGCCGCGCTGAAGGAATTCACCGGCCGACAGGGAATTGCCGCATGA